TCACACTGGCCTCCTTCCAAAAAACAATCTTGAGCAGTTCTCCAGTTTCATTTCGTATAAACTCTGGTCTGTAGGTAGCATCGAGCTGGACTGGAATAGTCGCTGTTTTGCTGACAAGTGGATCGATCACATACGGGGTCCCATCTACCTCCACAGGAATGCCTGTGCCTGTCATCTGTCTCACGGTATGTAACACTTCCGCACCACTATACTGAGATGGTTTGGTGGTATGCAATGTTGTTGTCAACCGACCTTCAATACCTGCTATTGTCCGTACTCTGTCATTCAATGAAGCGGATAAAATCTTTACATTCTGTTGCCCGTACAGGCAGGCTGTCACAAACAGGACAACCGCCGTACAAAACAACATAAGATGCTGGGTATTCTGGGACATGTTAAACCAACTCCTGTCAGGATTGCTGGAAGATCAGCCCTCTTACCACATTGGAACGGTCTTTAACAATAATGGCTTTGAATTTACCACTTGGATTGACATATTGATTGTCCTTTTCACTCATGGTCTGGTTAATAATCCCCACTTTATCGTCAGGAGCAATAACCGAGCCGTAGTCCGCATTATTTAGATCCTGTGAAATGTTCAATTGATTGCCGTACCATTGACCCGCTTTATTTTTACCTGTAATGACTTGAATACCGAACTGATCCTTATCCGCATATTTACGCAGCGCATTAGTTACCTGTGATCCACTGATGGTTGTTCCGTCATACACGGTAAATGCAGCCTGAGACAACTCGGTCTGGATATCAGCAAAATTGTTCTGGGCCGTCTTGGTTGCTTCCTGAGCCGAAATAAATAACAGAACTACAATTGTGATCAGAGCGATCGTCAAGAATATCCCTGCTGCCACCTTTAAAGCGCTTGATGCATTGTTCATGATAAATCCTCCCAAGTTATAAGTTATTAAACTATTTCAGACTGTCACACAGATGAATTGTGCTACAGTTTCTGAATTTGTTCATAATAAATGTTCATCTGCAAGAAGCTCATACCGACCAATGGTATGACCAGGTACAAAAAGATTAGGGCATACATGGGTGTAAATCCGATGGTTCGCCCCCATGATGCTTTGACATCAATCATCTTGCTGTACTCTTGCTTGCGTTGTTCAAAATAGAATGCCATCATGCTCTCAAGATCATCGAAGGCTTCACGTATTGAGATTTTGCCAAGAGCAAGAAGCAATTTATCAACCAATCGCTGGAACTCGGGCAAGCCCGCCTCTTCCTTTAATTGTTCAAGTGCAAGCTCTGGCCCGTGTTCAAAATGCAACAAACATTTTTGCAGCGGACGCTTGAAAATGACGGCAAATCGATTGAGCCATTCCAATATCTCCTCGACTGACATCCGGTCCATCTCACGCAGAATGGATATCACTGTCTGGAATTGATAGATTTCATGTCGCATATCCAACCTTCGCATTTTCCGCTGAAATAACATGAGCCATACGGGCATGTAATACCCTGCTACACCCATGACAATCGCTATAATCATTTCCCACCAGCGTACATATTGTTTGTTATATACCTCTAGTTTCTGCATAATGCGCGCGATCGTCTCTGCCTGGCTGTCATGGTCCAACTGAACGGGAGATAACTGCTGTAACGCGTTGGAGACTTCTTCGTATGTAGCTCCTCGGTTCATTTCTACACTTTCCAGCACGGATTGATCCAATGCTGTTTTTTCCTCAGCTTTCCTGAGATCCGCTTCAGCCATTGCACCAAACATTCGATCATCCCGGATCGGATCATACAAGATGTGGTTCCGTTCAACCTGGTGCAACAGCAAGATGCAACCCATTGTAAGGACCAAACAACCTGCGAATAACGTCACTCGACGAATAGCAAGCCATTCGTATTTCAACTCTGAGCTACTCTCCCTCATCAGCCGTATCGTTTGACTGTACTGCGCACTGCCAGGTTTCGCTGCAAACAGCATCGCCAATTTTCGTATGAAGGTCTGCCTGTACAGAAACTGATCCAACCATGAATGCTTATGTCCTGACCGGTATCGAGTTTCATCGTATTGTTGGAGCCTTTGCAGAAGCAAATAAGCAAGGATGATGATGACATAAATTGATATTTTGGTAACAAAACCGATTTTGCTGCGATAAAATTCATCCATCGTTGGGAAACTGACTCTGGCCCAGCGTTCGATTGGAGCGGTGAACAATACCGGAGCTAGCGCGATGATATTAAGTCCTTTGAGCAGGTAATCTAATTTATCACGCCGCAAAATCTCCAGATGAATCTCCTGAGTCAGGTTACCCAGTCCTTTAAGATAAATAGAGCCTTGTGCTCTGTCCTTATCCCCAAACTCCATGACCATATAGGAAACGCCGGCAAATCCTTTGAGAAAACGGTTGGGAGCCACTTCATAATAACGTTCAAGTGCTTCATTCGGATCTGGAGAAGTTAGAGCTTCGTAGATCAGTCTTACTTGTTCTGCTGCTTCTCCTGTACCTGCTTCAGCGGCTTCATATAGCGCTTCTTCAACCATGCCATGCTGATGATACCGATGCCTTACATCTGCAAAGAGATCCAACATCTGAACCAGCAACCTTTTCTCTATACGACTGAGACACATATCCAATACCAGACTGTTTAGCACCACAGCACAGAGCACGGACAATATTACAAAAGCGATACCCGGCTGCAGAAAAAACAGAACGATACTTATGCCTCCATAACCTCCCAGGATAATGAGAACCACTGTCATCGTCAGTCTTCGAAGTGAGGGCTCATCCCCCACATGTCGAAATGAAATACGCTTCTGCACTTGTAGAATATAGGCTGATAACAGTGGGACTTTCATTCCAAAGCGGTAGGACTGCAACAAGATTGATCCCAGTCCCTTGAATCCCTTCCTCCCGGAAGTTAGAATACCGCCGGATTGACTTGTTGGACCACCTCCTCTGTGACGTAACATACTTAAAACCAGAAGTGTGATCAGCAACACTCCTGCACAAATACTTAATACGAGGAGCAGAATCCATTTAATTGTCATGCTGATCACCCCAGTGTTGCTTCATAAACTGTTCAAACTTCTCGGCATCCTGTAATGTCATCTGTTCTTGCATATCCATCATGCATCCTGAAGAGATTGGAGCTGTTGCAACATACTCTCCATTTCTGCACTCCACAACATTACGAAATGTAAAACCAGCCCTCTCTTCCACGCTGTCACCTTGATTCGCACGAGGAAGACATTCCGTAATACGTTCGATATATCTTCGTCCCTCAGCATCTTTCTTCATATGAACATCGAAATTGATGACACTCACAACTTGCTCCTCAGCAATATGCTCATGCTGGAACATACCTGTCTTGAGCAAGGAATTACGGAGAGAGAAGACCAGATCACGAAACGTTTTGGCATGGTGTGTAAACAGGGTGAACAGACTGGCAACCTGAGACATCTGAATCATCCATGCTGCCACTTCATCACTCGCAACCTCACCGAGAATATTGACGGTACCATCCGTTTTTTTCTGCAAATCAAGCCCTTGTTGACCTGAAATGTGTTCAGTCTCTCGGAAACTCAAAATATTACGCCGGCTATAGATCCGTCTTAATTGAAGTTCGAACGCCATCTCCTGCACCCGAAGGGTGTACGATGCATAGATGTGTTTGACCATAGCCATAAGCAATGTCGTTTTACCAGAACCCTGTGCTCCGGTTACCGCTGTGATCCGACTTCCTTTCATCAAATATTGAAGTAATGTAATTGGCAGATCTGCGTTGTTACCCGTAATCAATTGTTCAAGTGAAGCATTCGGGATATCGAACTTCCTAACGAAGAACGCCCATGATTCTGCAAACGGAGGACGAACCACCACGACACGGGAGCCGTCTTTCATCTCGTTCACCTTGTATCCACTTGCTTCAGACAACTGTCCAGGATAATTGTATTTGTATATGTTCTGGCACACCCTTTTCAGTTCACGGATGCTGCCGAATGACAGAAAGGACAGATGAATGGACTTACCTTTATAGAAGACCCATACGCTTTCCATCCCACTTAGCGGTTCTTCATGTGCTTCATCCTCAAGTCCATGCTCCAAGAAATCATTCCAAGATGCCGGTTTCTGAAATCCCATATTATGAACAGTGTCCAGCATACCGCTGACACCACCACTAACGCCGTCAATACGTTGGTCTCTTATCTCATCAACAACCGAAAATCCTTTGTAATGCTGATAGATACGCTGCACGATGATATCCGTCTTTTCTCTGAATCCAAGTTCTCGATATTCGCACTCGAAAACATAGTGAATGTCTTCCTCGGAAATATAATAACTCCCTCCGTCCTCCGTACCTTCCTCCATTCTCAGCCTTCCCAGATCGTAGGTATCAATCATTCGGGAGAGTGCATCCACACCGAATTGCTGTCGGTACAGATAAAACACAATTTCGAATCGGTCCTGGATCGTCAATAAATCCGGTTCTGCAAACAAAATGACTTCATCTACATTTGATTTGTTCAATCCTATCCTTCGGGTCAGCAGATCCCCTATCAGATTTTTGACATATGTTTTGTCGCTGATACTGCCTGAGACACAGCCCTTCAGCGCTTTTCTCATCTCGGCACGTTGATTGATTCTTCGACGATATTCTTCTTCGTGCAGACCTGCATCCGCGAGTTGACTATGACTAAGCTCATGAAGTGAGTTCTTCACCTTCTCAATCAACATGTCAATCGTGAAGGATTCCTGTTCAGGAACACGAGCATTCTTTTCACGAAGAAACGCACTATACTTGAACCAGACATAAGTCAGGCACAGAATCAAAATTAAACTTATCCATATGGTATTCCAGAGCATTGGAGGTTCAGGCTCCCCTTTCCAGCCTCTTCAGAACTGTGCGTATACCTGCACCGTCCATAATCAGGCGAGCGAGTTCGCTCATGCTTGCAGCAAAGCTCCCTTTACGAATATCCTTATCCTCAGTCAAGCTTTCCAACTGCAAGTACCTAGCGACATCTCGCCGATTCATTGCATCCAAGTAACCAGTTGTGTACGGGATCGCAGATATCGTACCTTTGTATCTGAACTGGCGCCGAATATTGGAAAGCGTTGCACGGGAATGCGAATCGTATTTGTTAATAACAACATGCATATTCTTATTGTTCATTCGTGCTGGCAGGATCTCTTCAAAGAACAACTCCAGATTTCGCATATTTTGATCGAGATTAATGACAACATAGTCCGCTTGTTGCAGCTTGAGCTGCAAATCGACATCAGCATGATCCGCATCCAGAAGAACCAGATCATAATACTCGTTAGCTACGTTCAGCAGCCTTTTCACAGTCTCACCATGTTCCTGCGGGGAACAACGTTCCATCTCATCAATTCTTCCAGTCAGGAAATCAAGTCTTTCCTTTAAAAGCGGCTTGGTATAATCCCTGAGATTGTGTTTATTCAGACTTCCGCTCGAATGTAGCCGTTCAATCGCATCCCAGCCACCCTCTTCGAAGGAGAACATAAAATCTGCTGAATCCGTATCTTTGGATGGTAGAGCAGCTTCTGTGCCAGTTCCGGCAAGGCCTGCATTAACAAGTAACACCCTTGTTCTGTAGTGAAGTGCCATCGCATAGGCACTAATTAATGTGCTTGAAGTGCAACCTGTTCCTGCAAAAGGGCTCCAAAAGGTAATAGTGCTCATGCTCTCATCCTCTCTGCTTCTTTCATTGCACGACGACTACGAACACTTTCCCAACCTGTTAACTGCTCGACCACACGACACAACGACTTTTTGTAATTTCGTGACAAAGGTCCAAGATGAACTCGGCGATGATGCTCATTTTCAAGCTTAACTGCCGCTGTTAACTCATCCCACGGAAGCACTAAGGATTCTCCTGTCCACACAAACGGACTGCCCTCCAGATATGCCCACAGATAACGAGCTTCAAGCTTGCAGTCAACCCCGTTAATTAAGAGCCTCTGAAATGACAGCTCACCAGGCAACGTCTGTTCTTCAAGCAACCGCTTCAACCAGCCCTTGCCACGTTCCAGATTGTAACGCTCATAATCACTCACCCAGACTCTTACATCTGCGTTTAGCCACAGATTACGTGAAGCGAAATGTGAGGTCTCCATGTCATATAACACATAGTCATAACTGTCCAATCGCTCTCCATTTACTTCAAGATGATTCTCTACAGCTGCTGAAGTGACAAAATGACAAGCGATATCAAATCCTTCAAATTCCGTAATTCGCAAAGACTGCTCACTGTCACCTACACCGTACCCATACTTCTGTTGTAAGGTACCATCTACGAGCAAAACCTTGTTGCCTGTCGAAGCCAATATCTTGCAAAGATATAGCATCAGATCATTCTTCTCACATAAACCCGCAAAGATCCATGTATGCATAGATGTTATAACTCCCTTCTCTCTCTCAATATCCTTGTTATCTGAATTATCTTAAACTGAACACTAGTATTGGTCTCTATTCTCCGCCCGTTAGCAAGTTCTGCTGTTCTGTTTGTAAAACTTCAGCAGGATCATTAGCACTTCCAGAATTAGTTCCTGCTCCGTTTCCTGAACCATCATTCCACTTCACCGCATCCGATGTAGCCGGATTATTTGCTGATGGACGACTGTTATAGGTAACTGAGGATTGTGCTACATCCTGTTCAACCCCTTTTGATGGAGCTGTCACGGAGGCGGCCAGTGAACTTTCAAGCGAACTTCGTACCTGTCTGGATAACTCCTGTTCCGCTCGTCGAACAATATTCGGATCACTTTCCAGCAGTTTTAACACTTCTGAATTGGCTGGATACGTCGCGATTGCAGGTGTCTGAAACTGTGGTTCTACATAGGTTAAGGCATAGATTGAAGCTTTATGTAAATAGGCATCTACAATTGCACTGGAGAGTGACAGAATCTCTTCCTCCGTCATCGTAATCCATAAGGTAGCTGCATTGAGTCGTTCCACTTTCTTCTTCGATAAGAGAACATAGTCCTGTCCAGTAGGGAATTGTATACGAACATCAATGATATCTCCCTTAACAAGTGAGGACGGCAGCAATACAACTTGCAGCTCTCGATTTCTTAAATCAGGCGGAGCCGGTGTATCCTCATACACCATCTCAGTGGTAATCGCTGTTCCTTTTTTCAACTCTATTTTGGCCACTTGGCCTTCCATCTGCTTGGTACTGGACCAGAGATTTCGCGGTGCTTGTGCATCCGGAACAGCAATGAGCTTCAGATCCTCTGGTAATATCGGTTCACCTGCTTCAATATCTCGAATCGTTACCCATCCTTGTGCTCCGGAATCCCATTGTTGCTTTAATTCAGCTTCCTTTTCCTCATATGCTGATAAATAACGGGCTTCTACGGCTGACCTGACATCCCCCATCGTTTTGACATTATAAATAACATATCCTCCGAACACCAACCCTACAGTTCCTGCTCCGATAAGCCCGGCATAGATCAGTTGACGGCTTTGTTTTCTTAATTTAGACAAAAGAGGCTCTCCTTTCGTAATCTCGTCTAATCATGTACTTTCCTTCGTGAAAAGAACGAACGTTTCTTGGGTTGTTGTGCCATCATATGCGTTAAAATATGAGAAAACACCTTATCCATCTGTGTGTCCTTGTCAAAAGGGTCAATATGTAACGGCAGACCATATACACTCGATGTATCCAGCGTTTTACGAATGCGCTGGACAGCTTCAATCGCTGCGAGGGGCAGACAATATATCCATTTCTCTTGAGGATACCGATGATGTGATCGAACAAAAGCGCTTATCTCCGCCTGCCTCCATTCGGCACCTGAGCCTATAACAATCGGCAGATCTGCACGCAGGAATTCTTCCAGTCGGTTCTGGTCCTGACCACTACCGAGATCCATCACGATAAATTGATAACTCCCCCCAAGTAAAGACAATATGTCCGCTCGCCCGGATTGTTTCCAATAATGCACACCATCCACTGCAAACTGTCTGCCTGCTGGCACAGGTTTACCTGCTTGAGCGATTTGTTGAATTCTTGCAAAGGATTGAGAGCGAGGTGACATTTCGATCACAGCTACTTTAAAGTTTTGCCTTTCGAGATAATGACTGATAGCTATAGCGGTGTGGGTAACCCCTACACCAGATGAAGCACCAGTTATGGCAATAACTCTTGTTCCGCCATTCAGGGTCATGGTCGCATCTCCACCAGGCGTTATTCCACCAGGTATGCGAAGCAGTTCCTTCCTCACCTCATCCGCAGATTGGAATCGCTCCTCGGCATTATACCTTAACAGTCTTCTCGCCACAGGGATGTACGTCCGTGGAACATCACTCCGAATAGAGCTTTCTACACCTTGAATCCATTCCGTATACGCCCCACTAGTCATAAGATATAGCAGCAATGCTCCGAGTCCATATAGATCCGAACGGGCATCGGTCTGACCCGAGCCATACTGTTCTGGAGCGGCGAAACCAGCTGTTCCCAACTTGACGGTATCTTCGGCACTTTGCGGTTTGTAACTTCTGGCGATGCCAAAATCGATTAATCTCACTTCATGTTCCGGGGTGATCATGATATTTGATGGTTTCAGATCCCTATAGATGACAGGTGGATTCAGATTATGCAGATAACTCAACACATCCAGCAATTGAAGCACCAGCTCCGTTAACTGCTCCATCGGAATTTTCCCGCGGCACTGCTTGAAATACTCACTGAGCGTTAACCCTTCGATGTATTCCATCACCAAGTACGTGTACCCATCTTCATCCGGGACAAAAAAATCAACAATTTGCGGTAATCTTGGATGGCGGAGTGATGTCAGGAGGGCGGCCTCTGTCTCCATGCTGCCTTCATATGGCATAGCCGTTACGCTTTCTTTAATTGCCCATATCTTGCCCGGCAGCTTCAAATCCTCCGCCTCGTATACATGGCTCATTCCGCCTGTTCCCAGAATGGATACGATACGATATCTACCTCCCAGCAGGCTTCCGCGTTCCAGCCTGGCCGGATGTCTCATACCAATTCCTCCTTCAATACACAACAAAAAAGGGAAAACTTCACCGAAGACGAACAGACCGGATATCCGGGTTCGTTCGCTTCGGGATGCTTTCCCTTGGGTTTGTTATGGTTAATATTGGTATCATTATAGTACAGCCAGGAATAGATTGTAAAGCACAAAATTTAATGTGCTTAATCGAATCAATTTCATAATACATTTAGCTGCTTTAATCAAGGCTAGATCTCTTAATATTTGACCATATAGAGTGTAATCTCTTCCCGGTTATGGAACAACTGCTTGGAACGTTGAATCTGCATCCGTGAACGCTCAAACGTATCGATCACATCCTTAATGAGTGCGAGCGGTTTTTTATGCAATAACTTCACGGTAACAATCGCTGTTCCCCCAGGTTGAAGACTATATAGAAGGTCTGATACAAGTCGGCTCATCAGCTTAGGACTCCAACTCATATCACATACGAGCAGATCGAATTCTCCTTCGCGAAAGCGTACATCGCCTGCATTTTTCTTCAAGAAAGTCAGTTTTGGTGATGCCAGCAGCGTTGCATCCATCTTCGCCGGATCTACTGCCGTGACTTCAAGCCCGCGTTCAAGCAGGAACGAGGTCCATCCACCTGGTGCTGCACCGATATCAAGTGCTTTATGAAATGAAGTAAAGTCAATGCCAAACGTTTGCTCGGCTTCAAGCAATTTGAACTTAGCACGCGAGATCTGTCCATCTTCTTTTTGGAAACGTACGGCTCCCCCGCTCCAGTCTGACAGGTTCTGTTCAGGTCTGGATATGCCAGCATACAACATATCATTCGCAGCAAATACGGAAATGACATATTCAGCATCACGTACAACCCATTCACATCCGAGTTCATCCAGCTTTTCGGTCAGCAATTGCTTCAATGAGGCTGCATTTTCTTGCCAAAAGGCCCCTTCTGTCTTCCGCACCTGTAGTACGACAGAAGCACCGGTCAGTTCCTTATGATTCAACACAAATGCAATCAATTTCTCAATAGACTGCTCCGAATCTTCTGTATTCTCCTGAAACTGAACAGGCTGGATATGACGTAAAAACGTTGGATAATCTTCCAGCAGTTTACCTGCAACTTCTTCCTCCGCTACAGGCAGACCCGCAAGCAAAATTTCTCCCGGTACGAGTACTGTGCTCTTAACCGCACCAAACGTACGGCGTAATTCTTCCTGTGCATAAGGGGCAAAGCCATGATTGGCTGTGCAGATAAAACGGGAGAAGTTGCCTTCTTCCCAAGACGATTGTGTACTCAAATTGTGTTACCCTCCAGAACGTACGCGTATCCACGGACGACCGTCATCCCACTGGATATCGACCGGGACATCGTACGTATGCTTAATTGTGTCTTGTGTCAAAACTTCATGCTTGGGGCCAGCCGCCGCAATGCGTCCATCGCGGATCAAGGCCACATGCGTAAATAAAGGTACGATCTCTTCAACATGGTGTGTTACATACACCACTGTAATGTTACGCTGGCGCAGACGATCAATCTCAGCCAGCATTTTCTCACGTTCATATAAGTCCAACCCGGCACAAGGCTCGTCCATAATCAGCAGTTTTGGCTCAGCCATTAATGATCGAGCAAGCATGACTTTTTTACGCTCCCCTTGGGATAGCGTTCCAAGCGGGTTGTTGGCCAAGTTGGCAAAGCCCATGTCATCTAGCAAACTCATTGCCTTTGCTTTTACTTCATCAGGGATGGTCTGATAAAAACGCAAAAAAGCATAAGCACCTGTAGCCACGACTTCCCATACCGGGTCTCTGGGAGTGAGTTTCTCAATCAACGTTTGGCTGATATAACCGATTTCCTTGCGTACTTCTCTGACGTCACATTGCCCATACAGATTACCGAGTACTTCAATGCGTCCCTGGCTTGGAAACATATATCCGTTCATCATTTCCAGCAACGTTGTTTTGCCAGAACCATTCCGACCCAGAATAACCCAATGTTCGTTTTGTTCAATGCGCAGATGCACGTTATCCAGAATCTGATTCTCTTCTCGTCTAAGTGAGACATGTTCCATTGAGATTATACTCATTTCAGCACCGCCTTCCGGATTTCCGAGAGTAAATGCTC
The window above is part of the Paenibacillus sp. 1781tsa1 genome. Proteins encoded here:
- a CDS encoding ATPase, T2SS/T4P/T4SS family; the encoded protein is MLWNTIWISLILILCLTYVWFKYSAFLREKNARVPEQESFTIDMLIEKVKNSLHELSHSQLADAGLHEEEYRRRINQRAEMRKALKGCVSGSISDKTYVKNLIGDLLTRRIGLNKSNVDEVILFAEPDLLTIQDRFEIVFYLYRQQFGVDALSRMIDTYDLGRLRMEEGTEDGGSYYISEEDIHYVFECEYRELGFREKTDIIVQRIYQHYKGFSVVDEIRDQRIDGVSGGVSGMLDTVHNMGFQKPASWNDFLEHGLEDEAHEEPLSGMESVWVFYKGKSIHLSFLSFGSIRELKRVCQNIYKYNYPGQLSEASGYKVNEMKDGSRVVVVRPPFAESWAFFVRKFDIPNASLEQLITGNNADLPITLLQYLMKGSRITAVTGAQGSGKTTLLMAMVKHIYASYTLRVQEMAFELQLRRIYSRRNILSFRETEHISGQQGLDLQKKTDGTVNILGEVASDEVAAWMIQMSQVASLFTLFTHHAKTFRDLVFSLRNSLLKTGMFQHEHIAEEQVVSVINFDVHMKKDAEGRRYIERITECLPRANQGDSVEERAGFTFRNVVECRNGEYVATAPISSGCMMDMQEQMTLQDAEKFEQFMKQHWGDQHDN
- a CDS encoding ATP-binding cassette domain-containing protein, which produces MISMEHVSLRREENQILDNVHLRIEQNEHWVILGRNGSGKTTLLEMMNGYMFPSQGRIEVLGNLYGQCDVREVRKEIGYISQTLIEKLTPRDPVWEVVATGAYAFLRFYQTIPDEVKAKAMSLLDDMGFANLANNPLGTLSQGERKKVMLARSLMAEPKLLIMDEPCAGLDLYEREKMLAEIDRLRQRNITVVYVTHHVEEIVPLFTHVALIRDGRIAAAGPKHEVLTQDTIKHTYDVPVDIQWDDGRPWIRVRSGG
- a CDS encoding SAF domain-containing protein, which encodes MSKLRKQSRQLIYAGLIGAGTVGLVFGGYVIYNVKTMGDVRSAVEARYLSAYEEKEAELKQQWDSGAQGWVTIRDIEAGEPILPEDLKLIAVPDAQAPRNLWSSTKQMEGQVAKIELKKGTAITTEMVYEDTPAPPDLRNRELQVVLLPSSLVKGDIIDVRIQFPTGQDYVLLSKKKVERLNAATLWITMTEEEILSLSSAIVDAYLHKASIYALTYVEPQFQTPAIATYPANSEVLKLLESDPNIVRRAEQELSRQVRSSLESSLAASVTAPSKGVEQDVAQSSVTYNSRPSANNPATSDAVKWNDGSGNGAGTNSGSANDPAEVLQTEQQNLLTGGE
- a CDS encoding serine/threonine-protein kinase encodes the protein MRHPARLERGSLLGGRYRIVSILGTGGMSHVYEAEDLKLPGKIWAIKESVTAMPYEGSMETEAALLTSLRHPRLPQIVDFFVPDEDGYTYLVMEYIEGLTLSEYFKQCRGKIPMEQLTELVLQLLDVLSYLHNLNPPVIYRDLKPSNIMITPEHEVRLIDFGIARSYKPQSAEDTVKLGTAGFAAPEQYGSGQTDARSDLYGLGALLLYLMTSGAYTEWIQGVESSIRSDVPRTYIPVARRLLRYNAEERFQSADEVRKELLRIPGGITPGGDATMTLNGGTRVIAITGASSGVGVTHTAIAISHYLERQNFKVAVIEMSPRSQSFARIQQIAQAGKPVPAGRQFAVDGVHYWKQSGRADILSLLGGSYQFIVMDLGSGQDQNRLEEFLRADLPIVIGSGAEWRQAEISAFVRSHHRYPQEKWIYCLPLAAIEAVQRIRKTLDTSSVYGLPLHIDPFDKDTQMDKVFSHILTHMMAQQPKKRSFFSRRKVHD
- a CDS encoding SAM-dependent methyltransferase, which produces MSTQSSWEEGNFSRFICTANHGFAPYAQEELRRTFGAVKSTVLVPGEILLAGLPVAEEEVAGKLLEDYPTFLRHIQPVQFQENTEDSEQSIEKLIAFVLNHKELTGASVVLQVRKTEGAFWQENAASLKQLLTEKLDELGCEWVVRDAEYVISVFAANDMLYAGISRPEQNLSDWSGGAVRFQKEDGQISRAKFKLLEAEQTFGIDFTSFHKALDIGAAPGGWTSFLLERGLEVTAVDPAKMDATLLASPKLTFLKKNAGDVRFREGEFDLLVCDMSWSPKLMSRLVSDLLYSLQPGGTAIVTVKLLHKKPLALIKDVIDTFERSRMQIQRSKQLFHNREEITLYMVKY